A window of Spartinivicinus poritis genomic DNA:
TGCGTACGCTACCCCCGAAAATGTAGCTCGCCTGAATAAACAATTAGGGCTAGATAAAACACTTGTCGAACAATATATCATTTGGTTGAGTAATTTATTGCAGGGGGACTTGGGCCGCTCTTACAGTCTTAATCGACCCGTGGTTGACGAAATAATGGAACGCTTTCAAGCTACTTTGGTATTAGCAGGCATGGCATTAATATTGTGTAGTGTAATGGGGTTGCTGGCCGGTATTGTATCTGCAGTCAGACAATTTAGCTGGGTTGATAAAACGATTACTTTTTTTGTATTAATCGGAATTTCCATCCCCTCGTTTTGGCTGGGCTTATTATTAATTATGTTGTTTGCAGTCAAGTGGCAATTACTGCCAGCCAGTGGCATGTATGCCATTTATGGTGGTGGTGACTGGTTAGATTTGCTCAAACATTTAATACTGCCTGCTATTACTCTAGCCTTAGTGGCCACCAGTGTGATTGCTCGATTAACCCGCAGTGCCATGCTAGAAGTACTACGCCAGGATTATATTCGTACTGCTCGTGCGAAAGGATTAACTGAACGTCAGGTGATTTATCGACACGCTTGTAAAACTGCTTTAGTCAGCATAATTCCTGTTATCGGTATTCAAGCCGGCTTTGTGTTAGGTGGTGCTGTTTATATAGAAACGGTTTTTCAGTGGCCAGGCATCGGTAGAATGCTAGTGAATGCCATTTCGATGCGGGATATCCTGTTAGTACAAGGTGGTGTTTTAATAGTTGCTGTCTCTTATGTCATCTTCAATTTACTTGCTGATATTCTTCAGCACTATTTAGACCCCCGGCTCACTTCATGAATAATCAAGTGCCAGCAAATAAAACCGCTCGGCCATCAGCTTGGCAGTTATTTATCAACAATCGTCTCGCCTTAATTGGATTTGTTATTTTTTTAACTTTGTTATTCCTGGCACTCGCAGCCCCATTATTGCCCTTAGCGCCCCCAGATGAAACAGCTTTAACCCTACGCTTACTGACTCCTTTTTCATCAGAGGCTTTATTAGGCACCGACCACTTAGGCCGGGATTTATTGTCACGCCTGATTTGGGGCACTCAAGTCAGCTTAATGGTTGGTGTTTCTGCCACCTTAATTGCAGCTATCATTGGTTCCACTATTGGTTTATTAACAGGTTATTTTGGAGGCCGTACAGATAATTTACTGATGCGGGGCATTGATATGTTGATGGCATTTCCCTATATCTTACTTGCCCTTGCCATTGTTGCAGCCTTAGGGCCAGGATTAATGAATGCACTCTATGCCATCGCTATTGTCAATATCCCTTTTTTTGCCCGGAATATTCGTGGAGTAACCTTGGGATTATCTCAACAGGCTTTTATTGATGCTGCACGACTTTCAGGAAAAAATGACAGTCTAATTCTACTATCGGAAATACTGCCCAATGTGCTTCCCACCATTGTCATTACTATGACCACCACCATTGGCTGGATGATTTTAGAAACTGCCGGGCTTAGCTTTTTAGGGTTAGGCGCTCAGCCTCCCCAGGCTGATTTGGGCTCTATGCTAGGTGAAGGCCGCAAGCTGTTATTTACCGCCCCTCATGTTTCTATTATTCCCGGATTAATGATTTTTGCTTTAGTAATGAGCATTAATTTAATGGGTGATGGCGTACGAGACTTGCTAGACCCCCGCTTAAAATCTGGCGTCATGGGTCGGCCTGCAGCAGCCACTTTAGTTAATCATAAAAACACAGCCTCTAAGCAATTAATCGCTAGTCATATTAATGGCCCGAAAAATGGACTACAAGTAGCCAATTTACATACAGAGTTTCACCAGGGTAAAAGCATTTATCAAGCCGTAAATGGGGTAAGCTTTACTATTCAACCTGGCGAGTGCCTAGGCATTATAGGTGAATCAGGTTCAGGCAAGTCGGTGACAGCAATGTCTATTTCACGATTAGCTCCTTCCCCGCCCGGACAAATTGTCAATGGCCAGGTCTGGCTTGATGATCAAGAATTGCTGTCATTACCGTTAAGTCAACTACAGCATGTTCGGGGAAATAAAGTGTCTTATGTATTTCAAGACCCACTTTCCGCCCTACACCCTCTATTTAGAGTAGGGGAGCAGATGATTGAGACCATTCGCGCCCATCAACCAGTTTCTTATCAAGAGGCTAGAAAAACAGCTATAAACTGGCTGAAACAAGTGCAAATTCCCAACCCCGAACTACGGATGAAAAGTTACCCTCATCAACTATCTGGTGGTATGCGCCAGCGAGTAGTCATTGCAATGGCATTGGTTAATAATGCCAACCTATTAGTTGCCGATGAGCCAACAACAGCTTTGGATGTCACGATACAAGCCCAAGTATTAAAGTTATTACGACAGCATCAACAACAAACGAAAGTTGCCTTATTATTTATTACTCATGATTTTGGTCTGGTTTCCGCTATGTGTGATCAGGTAGCTGTCATGTATGCAGGGCATATAGTTGAAACAGGGCCAGCCCACACCCTTTTAACTCAACCTGCTCACCCCTACACGCAAAAGTTGATTAGTTGTGTGCCAAGATTAGGTAAGAATAACCAACAACTAGAGACTATTGAAGGATTACCTCCTCCAATGAACCAATTACCAACAGGCTGTCATTTTGCTGATCGTTGCCCTTATGTAGAAGACAGTTGCCGACAACAAGCCATTCACTTCACCAATTTGACTGATGGACAGTCTGTGCGGTGTATTAAACCACTTCAACATACCCTTCATTAATAATTGCTAGCTCATGGAAGAAAATATTTTACAAGCACAACAGTTAGTCCGCCATTTTGGTGGAGGTAAAACATTGCTGGGTAAGCAACTACCAACAGTACATGCTATTCGTGGTATTAATCTACAAGTTTACAAAGGTGAAACTCTGGGGATCGTTGGAGAATCTGGTTGTGGTAAATCTACTCTGGCAAAAATGTTAGTGGGCTTGGACAAACCTTCTGAAGGCAATATTTTTCTCAATAAGTACGATCTCATTTCGCTTACAAAAAAAGATCCACGACGATTATTCCGTCAGGTTCAGTATGTATTTCAAGACCCGGTTAGTGCCCTAAACCCCCGAAAAACAATTGGTGACATTTTATCCTCACCTATGACGCACTTATTAGGAATGACGAAATCAAAAAGGGAGGAGCAATTAAAAGCACTGATGAATGACATTAGCCTGCCCACTGAATTTTTAGAGCGTTACCCTCACGAACTGTCTGGTGGCCAAGCCCAACGTGTAGGTATTGCCCGAGCCTTGACAGTTAAGCCCAGTCTGTTAATTCTCGATGAACCGGTGTCAGCTTTAGATGTATCTGTGCAAGCACAAATACTTAATTTGTTAGCAAACTTAAAAAGCCGTTATCAGCTCACCTATGTATTTATCAGTCATGACTTATCAGTAGTGGAAACGATCAGTGATCGAGTAATCGTGATGTATTTTGGTAGGGTAGTAGAACAGGGACCAGCACAAGCCCTATTTAGCACTCCCAGCCATCATTACACCAAGTTATTATTGGATTCCGTACCCATACCTGGTAAACCCTTAATTGTAGAAGACGCTAACTGCACAGAATTACCAGATCCATTTAACCCGCCACCTGGTTGTGCCTTTGCTCCTCGGTGTCCTAACGCAACCGAACACTGCCGAAAAGTGATGCCAGAATTGCAGCAAATGAACCAAACCAATCACCAAGCAGCCTGTCATTTTCCGCTGACAGAAATAAAGTAATCACTTTTTTCTAGATACTAAGAACTATTCAATTATTCAAACACTCAACTATTCAATTATTCAAACACTCAACTATTCAATAAATCAACCAAATAACCTTTAAATTATTTATTGGTGTTTTTCATAGGTAAGCTATAACCTCAAGATTGCAAAAAAGGTTATATATACCCTTCACCAATGATTTCTAGGTTTTGTTATCTTCATTGCTAGTGTGAATGCAGTTAAAGCATGGAGCATT
This region includes:
- a CDS encoding ABC transporter permease, encoding MTYYIIKRLLAIIPILFGLTLIVFLVMALIPGDPATAILGAYATPENVARLNKQLGLDKTLVEQYIIWLSNLLQGDLGRSYSLNRPVVDEIMERFQATLVLAGMALILCSVMGLLAGIVSAVRQFSWVDKTITFFVLIGISIPSFWLGLLLIMLFAVKWQLLPASGMYAIYGGGDWLDLLKHLILPAITLALVATSVIARLTRSAMLEVLRQDYIRTARAKGLTERQVIYRHACKTALVSIIPVIGIQAGFVLGGAVYIETVFQWPGIGRMLVNAISMRDILLVQGGVLIVAVSYVIFNLLADILQHYLDPRLTS
- a CDS encoding dipeptide/oligopeptide/nickel ABC transporter permease/ATP-binding protein; amino-acid sequence: MNNQVPANKTARPSAWQLFINNRLALIGFVIFLTLLFLALAAPLLPLAPPDETALTLRLLTPFSSEALLGTDHLGRDLLSRLIWGTQVSLMVGVSATLIAAIIGSTIGLLTGYFGGRTDNLLMRGIDMLMAFPYILLALAIVAALGPGLMNALYAIAIVNIPFFARNIRGVTLGLSQQAFIDAARLSGKNDSLILLSEILPNVLPTIVITMTTTIGWMILETAGLSFLGLGAQPPQADLGSMLGEGRKLLFTAPHVSIIPGLMIFALVMSINLMGDGVRDLLDPRLKSGVMGRPAAATLVNHKNTASKQLIASHINGPKNGLQVANLHTEFHQGKSIYQAVNGVSFTIQPGECLGIIGESGSGKSVTAMSISRLAPSPPGQIVNGQVWLDDQELLSLPLSQLQHVRGNKVSYVFQDPLSALHPLFRVGEQMIETIRAHQPVSYQEARKTAINWLKQVQIPNPELRMKSYPHQLSGGMRQRVVIAMALVNNANLLVADEPTTALDVTIQAQVLKLLRQHQQQTKVALLFITHDFGLVSAMCDQVAVMYAGHIVETGPAHTLLTQPAHPYTQKLISCVPRLGKNNQQLETIEGLPPPMNQLPTGCHFADRCPYVEDSCRQQAIHFTNLTDGQSVRCIKPLQHTLH
- a CDS encoding ABC transporter ATP-binding protein, whose amino-acid sequence is MEENILQAQQLVRHFGGGKTLLGKQLPTVHAIRGINLQVYKGETLGIVGESGCGKSTLAKMLVGLDKPSEGNIFLNKYDLISLTKKDPRRLFRQVQYVFQDPVSALNPRKTIGDILSSPMTHLLGMTKSKREEQLKALMNDISLPTEFLERYPHELSGGQAQRVGIARALTVKPSLLILDEPVSALDVSVQAQILNLLANLKSRYQLTYVFISHDLSVVETISDRVIVMYFGRVVEQGPAQALFSTPSHHYTKLLLDSVPIPGKPLIVEDANCTELPDPFNPPPGCAFAPRCPNATEHCRKVMPELQQMNQTNHQAACHFPLTEIK